The genomic region cacacaagcggggaagagaggaggaaagagaaagaaggcccagaagaaaaagagcgagaacaagaacagaggaggaggaaggaaggaaagggtgAAGCAGGTGCCGCTGTGCTTTGAAGATGGGGCCTGTCCAAGCACGCTCACAGGCGCCGGTACTGCTGCAGActggaggaagaaggggaagagaacaGAAGAGAGCAGACAAACTAGCAAGAGGGCGGGGGCAATAGAAGATGGGAGGCAAAGCGACGCTGATACACTGCCAAAGGCAAGcgcaagcacacgcacgcacgcacgcagagactaaagaaaaggcagagaggagatcgggaagacgagagagagagctcaGCAACGCACGCGTGCCCCACATTTCGGTCCTGCTGTCTGGTCCAACTCAAACCAACGAAGGAATGCGTATCATCAAGTACACGCACCTGGCGAAGGCGACTACGCCATGGTGCTAGTGCACACATGCAACAAGCTCTGTTATGAGtccctcaccctcctctcgtctgcagtggcagcagtAGCGGTGATGGTAATCcagagaaaagaatgaagcagcgcgtcgctgctcgcgcgcgtATCTCTGttacccctccctccttgcTTACCAGTGCTGCTCCACATCGTCGCCACGGGCGCCAAACTCCACaactggtgctgccgctgcacatcTTTACAAGGCGCTGGTGTGCTCCTTACGCGGCTCTTGCCCACCTAGCAGTCCTTCTTCCCCTTATGCCTTTTACTTGTTTTGTGTTCATGTCGATCCCTACAGGCGGCACTGACGTCTCCACCGGCCACGGTGGCCTCTACGACGCTGGCCAcctcgcctcttcctctcacCGCCGACGCGTCGCCGTTTGACGCGCACTTCATTGTCAACTATGCGCATGCGCACACGTGCCCAGGCGTACCCCTTCCTCTGCCAGCCACATTATCGCAGTCAAGCATTCAGGCTCAtcgagaaagaaagaagagggcgcCTGTGAAGACATGCACGGGCACATGCAACCTTCAGTCGGtacaggggggaggggggggggggggcgtggaAACAATTTTTGGCGTCCGTCGCTGACGCTGAGAcactcctccctctcactcgcTTGCGAAACTCTTCTTCTACCAAAAACGCGCGTTCACACACGGCCCACGCGCCGCCCTACACACTGCGGTACACCTTCACCTTGCGGATGATCTCTTCGGCCATCAGCTCCGATGCGTCGTTCGCCTGGATGGGGAGGTAGCCCTCCGACACAGCGCTCAGCGCATCTCGACTCGCGCTGTACATCATCTTCTCGCGCGGCTTCGCAGTGTCGGGGATCCATTGAATGAGGATGAGCTTGTCGCGGTTCGATCCGGTGTCGGCATACTCAAAGTCAAAGGCCACGTAGCATGGATTGTCTGCTGGAAACTTATCCTTGAAAGCGTCGTATGTCACGCTGCGGTCGCCAATCTCTGTCACCTCAATCTGCCTCCCGTCTGTACCAATGGCCATCATGACATAGCGACACTTCTTCATGCGCAGATCATTGATCGCGGTGTGGACTCTCTCGTCCAGCGTAACACCAGACATCGCCATGGCTGCTGTGCAAAGGCCTGGAGGAGGGACACGAGGCAGCGccgaaggggggggggaagaaaaagaggggcgCGGGCAGAGACAACGAGTGGCGTCTGTATTCAACGTGGAGGGAAGACGAACAGTCACAGATGAAACCCCTGATCCCACGGTGATGGAGAACGAGAAGGGtaggtgaggaagaggggggagagggcgtgaagaaagagagccaAAGACCACAACAACGTCGATGGGAGGAGTTGGAgagggtgtgggggtgtggcTCGCTGTGGGCTCaagcgaggaagaaaggggaagagagacgaaaagaagaaaaggggagggaaatATGGCGGGATGTGGAAGTCCTGCAGGAGCGtcggtggggaggagggggaggggggcgacaGAGCAGCCGGGCAACGACAGaacaacaaaacaaagagagagacaccgcgagggagagaaatGACAAGGAAGCGCAACAGCCACACTTTCGATAGAAACGTAAAGGCTGCGTCGAGTGCAAACTCGAAGTTGGGCGGACAGTCACACGCtgggagaaagagggc from Leishmania braziliensis MHOM/BR/75/M2904 complete genome, chromosome 29 harbors:
- a CDS encoding cofilin-like protein; its protein translation is MAMSGVTLDERVHTAINDLRMKKCRYVMMAIGTDGRQIEVTEIGDRSVTYDAFKDKFPADNPCYVAFDFEYADTGSNRDKLILIQWIPDTAKPREKMMYSASRDALSAVSEGYLPIQANDASELMAEEIIRKVKVYRSV